The following proteins are co-located in the Limanda limanda chromosome 5, fLimLim1.1, whole genome shotgun sequence genome:
- the nudt12 gene encoding peroxisomal NADH pyrophosphatase NUDT12 isoform X1, whose product MSVQSSAEEELLEKFLDAAARGHAPQVSSLLAHVPSLINQTGSSGWTALMLAARHGHFPVVEELLSRGCDKFSVNSSSQTAYDVARFWGHRHISGLLGRPDHGALPVLPGSDLVPQENYFSRETLDRLSARRTDSEWLEARRRDADTVYLLFSSLSPMVSCSGDHGSEGNMKLCRLRYEDVRDLLQEPATVLVFLGVERRKKPSSSSSQTQAVGEEPPAWFAVGTDEDAAELLKRCREKNCLFPKTPNRDLLKLSEEEAGVVAPARSVLAWHGSYSFCATCGSGTRPEEAGHKRSCLNAACRSRRGVHNTCYPRVDPVVIMLVIHPDGNQCLLGRKKVFPVGLFSCLAGFIEPGETMEEAVRRETEEESGVKVGPVQYVSCQPWPMPSSLMIGCLAVAMSTDIKVDEKEIEEARWFPRQQVIDSLFRGESPAFVVPPRQTIAHQLIRHWVGINSNL is encoded by the exons ATGAGCGTCCAGTCGagtgcagaggaggagctgctggagaagttCCTGGACGCTGCAGCCAGAGGACACGCCCCCCAGGTGTCCTCGCTGCTCGCCCACGTCCCCTCGCTCATCAAccagacaggaagcagcggcTGGACGGCGCTGATGCTCGCCGCTCGCCACGGACACTTTCctgtggtggaggagctgctgtcacGTGG CTGTGACAAGTTCTCCGTGAACTCTTCGTCACAAACCGCCTACGACGTGGCCCGGTTCTGGGGTCACAGGCACATCTCCGGCCTCCTGGGGCGGCCGGACCACGGCGCCCTACCGGTTCTGCCCGGCTCCGACCTCGTGCCGCAGGAGAACTACTTCAGCAGGGAGACGCTGGACCGGCTGAGCGCCAGGAGGACGGACAGCGAGTGGCTGGAGGCGAGACGGAGAGACGCCGACACCGTCTACCTGCTGTTCTCCAGCCTCAGCCCCATGGTCAGCTGCTCCGGGGACCACGGCTCAGAG GGGAACATGAAGCTGTGTCGGCTCAGGTATGAGGATGTGAGGGATCTTCTCCAGGAGCCTGCCACTGTGCTCGTCTTCTtaggagtggagaggaggaagaaaccctcctcctcttcctctcagacgCAGGCGGTCGGTGAGGAGCCTCCGGCTTGGTTTGCCGTCGGCACAGATGAAGACGCAGCCGAACTTCTGAAACGCTGCCGAGAAAAGAACTGTTTGTTCCCAAAGACACCGAACAGAGACCTGCTGAAGCTGAGCGAGGAAGAGGCCG GCGTGGTGGCCCCGGCTCGCTCGGTGCTGGCGTGGCACGGCAGCTACAGCTTCTGTGCCACGTGCGGCAGCGGCACCCGGCCGGAGGAGGCCGGACACAAGAGGAGCTGCCTGAACGCCGCCTGCCGCAGCCGGAGGGGCGTTCACAACACCTGCTACCCACGAGTCG aCCCGGTCGTCATCATGCTGGTGATTCATCCTGATGGAAACCAGTGTTTACTGGGAAGGAAGAAGGTCTTTCCTGTCGGCCTGTTCTCCTGTCTGGCTGGTTTCATCGAGCCTG GGGAGACCATGGAGGAGGCGGTGAGgcgggagacggaggaggagagcggcgTGAAGGTCGGACCCGTCCAGTACGTCTCCTGTCAGCCGTGGCCGATGCCGTCCAGCCTGATGATCGGCTGCCTCGCTGTCGCCATGTCCACGGACATCAAGGTGGACGAGAAGGAGATCGAGGAGGCCCGGTGGTTCCCACGGCAACAG gtgaTCGACTCTCTGTTCAGAGGAGAGTCTCCGGCCTTCGTCGTCCCGCCCAGACAGACCATCGCTCACCAGCTGATCAGACACTGGGTCGGCATCAACTccaacctctga
- the nudt12 gene encoding peroxisomal NADH pyrophosphatase NUDT12 isoform X2 codes for MSVQSSAEEELLEKFLDAAARGHAPQVSSLLAHVPSLINQTGSSGWTALMLAARHGHFPVVEELLSRGCDKFSVNSSSQTAYDVARFWGHRHISGLLGRPDHGALPVLPGSDLVPQENYFSRETLDRLSARRTDSEWLEARRRDADTVYLLFSSLSPMVSCSGDHGSEGNMKLCRLRYEDVRDLLQEPATVLVFLGVERRKKPSSSSSQTQAVGEEPPAWFAVGTDEDAAELLKRCREKNCLFPKTPNRDLLKLSEEEADPVVIMLVIHPDGNQCLLGRKKVFPVGLFSCLAGFIEPGETMEEAVRRETEEESGVKVGPVQYVSCQPWPMPSSLMIGCLAVAMSTDIKVDEKEIEEARWFPRQQVIDSLFRGESPAFVVPPRQTIAHQLIRHWVGINSNL; via the exons ATGAGCGTCCAGTCGagtgcagaggaggagctgctggagaagttCCTGGACGCTGCAGCCAGAGGACACGCCCCCCAGGTGTCCTCGCTGCTCGCCCACGTCCCCTCGCTCATCAAccagacaggaagcagcggcTGGACGGCGCTGATGCTCGCCGCTCGCCACGGACACTTTCctgtggtggaggagctgctgtcacGTGG CTGTGACAAGTTCTCCGTGAACTCTTCGTCACAAACCGCCTACGACGTGGCCCGGTTCTGGGGTCACAGGCACATCTCCGGCCTCCTGGGGCGGCCGGACCACGGCGCCCTACCGGTTCTGCCCGGCTCCGACCTCGTGCCGCAGGAGAACTACTTCAGCAGGGAGACGCTGGACCGGCTGAGCGCCAGGAGGACGGACAGCGAGTGGCTGGAGGCGAGACGGAGAGACGCCGACACCGTCTACCTGCTGTTCTCCAGCCTCAGCCCCATGGTCAGCTGCTCCGGGGACCACGGCTCAGAG GGGAACATGAAGCTGTGTCGGCTCAGGTATGAGGATGTGAGGGATCTTCTCCAGGAGCCTGCCACTGTGCTCGTCTTCTtaggagtggagaggaggaagaaaccctcctcctcttcctctcagacgCAGGCGGTCGGTGAGGAGCCTCCGGCTTGGTTTGCCGTCGGCACAGATGAAGACGCAGCCGAACTTCTGAAACGCTGCCGAGAAAAGAACTGTTTGTTCCCAAAGACACCGAACAGAGACCTGCTGAAGCTGAGCGAGGAAGAGGCCG aCCCGGTCGTCATCATGCTGGTGATTCATCCTGATGGAAACCAGTGTTTACTGGGAAGGAAGAAGGTCTTTCCTGTCGGCCTGTTCTCCTGTCTGGCTGGTTTCATCGAGCCTG GGGAGACCATGGAGGAGGCGGTGAGgcgggagacggaggaggagagcggcgTGAAGGTCGGACCCGTCCAGTACGTCTCCTGTCAGCCGTGGCCGATGCCGTCCAGCCTGATGATCGGCTGCCTCGCTGTCGCCATGTCCACGGACATCAAGGTGGACGAGAAGGAGATCGAGGAGGCCCGGTGGTTCCCACGGCAACAG gtgaTCGACTCTCTGTTCAGAGGAGAGTCTCCGGCCTTCGTCGTCCCGCCCAGACAGACCATCGCTCACCAGCTGATCAGACACTGGGTCGGCATCAACTccaacctctga
- the LOC133002072 gene encoding protein HIRA isoform X2, which produces MKLLKPSWVSHNGKPIFSVDIHPDGTKFATGGQGEDSGKVMIWNMAPVLREEDEKNESIPKMLCQMDNHLACVNCVRWSNNGLYLASGGDDKLVMVWRRAAFIGPSTVFGSSSKLANVEQWRCVTILRNHTGDVMDVAWSPHDVWLASCSVDNTIVIWNARKFPEMVTCLRGHTGLVKGLTWDPVGKYIASQADDHSLKVWRTMDWQMEANITKPFNECGGTTHVLRLSWSPDGQYLVSAHAMNNSGPTAQIVERDGWKTNMDFVGHRKAVTVVKFNPKIFKKKQKNGSSPKPSCPYCCCAVGSKDRSLSVWLTSLKRPLVVIHDLFDKSIMDISWTLTGLGMLVCSMDGTVAYLDFSLDELGDPLSEEEKNSIHQNIYGKSLAITSTEAQLSTTIIENPEMLKYQQERQNSSQAAAAPGSAGPESSAPKLNSVMNGESLEDIRKNLLKKQVETRTADGRRRITPLCIAQLDTGDFSPALFNSVPILPSGCSMSNHLTPQLSSDSCPGPASALGLRPGGDLMLTSSAAGGLKGLEDKDGVKSTLLLTSASKIEPMKALDSRFTERSKATPGITAVITSISGLVPLERPKDGVSVLKDLKAKEDSSSDSEDKMTSINKNLSFSKRKQDLLMDAAEVVEKRKKGRPRKDKISAPMAQPFTHQVTPPAEREPSRATAAPAPVAVLRLPTPRTQKSFSLQVSMEPSVFLEVENEVSAAAGSKLSQLRCSRDGRDWNTLLPSSVVTAAGSSDVLAVACEDRMLSVFSSCGRRLLPAIQLGTPVSALHCAAHFVMALTAGAALSVWDVQRQKALVKNESLRNILSGVDITVSQSLLTQQGVPVVGLSNGKSFCFSSSLETWTLIADKGDSLVQCADFRSCLPSHDAPVSSGPLAVMQGRNLNAGRLASRLSSTPHHLQQSMTLAFLENQLAAALTLQSAQEYRYWLLIYARFLVNEGSEFRLRELCKELLGPVHKSAATSWEPTTLGLRKRELLREVLPVIGENLRFQRLFTEYQDQLELLRNK; this is translated from the exons ATGAAGCTGCTCAAGCCGAGCTGGGTGAGCCACAACG GCAAACCTATCTTCTCAGTGGACATTCATCCCGATGGCACAAAGTTTGCAACTGGTGGACAAG GGGAAGATTCTGGAAAGGTGATGATCTGGAACATGGCGCCGGTcctcagagaggaggacgagaagaaTGAAAGTATTCCCAAAATGCTTTGCCAGATGGACAATCACCTAG cgtGTGTGAACTGTGTGCGCTGGTCCAACAACGGACTGTACCTGGCATCAGGAGGAGACGACAAGCTGGTCATGGTGTGGAGGAGAGCGGC attcATCGGTCCGAGCACAGTGTTCGGGTCGAGCAGTAAACTGGCCAACGTGGAGCAGTGGAGGTGTGTCACCATCCTGAGGAATCACACCGGAG acGTGATGGACGTGGCCTGGTCTCCTCACGACGTGTGGCTCGCCTCCTGCAGCGTCGACAACACCATCGTCATCTGGAACGCTCGTAAATTCCCAG agATGGTCACGTGTCTGCGGGGACACACTGGGCTGGTGAAGGGCCTGACCTGGGACCCGGTGGGGAAGTACATCGCCTCCCAGGCCGACGACCACAGCCTCAAAGTGTGGAGGACCATGGACTGGCAGATGGAGGCCAACATCACCAAACCCTTCAACGAG tgcGGCGGGACGACCCACGTCCTGCGTCTGTCCTGGTCTCCGGACGGTCAGTACCTGGTGTCGGCTCACGCCATGAACAACTCCGGCCCCACCGCCCAGATCGTGGAAAGGGACGGCTGGAAGACCAACATGGACTTTGTGGGTCACCGCAAAGCTGTGACCGTGGTG aAATTCAACCCAAAGATCTttaagaagaaacagaagaacgGCAGCTCCCCGAAGCCCAGCTGTCCGTACTGCTGCTGCGCCGTCGGCAGCAAGGACCGCTCGCTCTCCGTCTGG ctgacCTCACTgaagcgccccctggtggtcattCATGATCTCTTCGATAAATCGATTATGGACATCTCCTG gaCTCTGACGGGTCTGGGGATGTTGGTGTGCTCCATGGACGGCACTGTGGCCTACCTGGACTTCTCACTGGATGAACTGGGAGACCCGctgagcgaggaggagaag AACAGCATTCACCAGAACATCTACGGGAAGAGTCTGGCTATAACCAGCACCGAGGCCCAGCTCTCCACCACCATCATCGAGAACCCTGAGATGCTCAAGTACCAGCAGGAGCGACAGAACTCGTCCCAGGCCGCCGCGGCGCCGGGCAGCGCCGGGCCCGAGTCCTCCGCCCCCAAGCTCAACAGCGTGATGAACGGAGAGTCTCTGGAGGACATCAGGAAG AACCTCCTGAAGAAACAAGTGGAGACGAGGACGGCGGACGGCAGGAGACGCATCACGCCGCTGTGCATCGCTCAGCTGGACACGGG ggacTTCTCCCCGGCTCTGTTCAACAGCGTCCCCATCCTGCCCTCGGGCTGCTCCATGTCCAACCATCTCACCCCTCAGCTCAGCTCCGACTCCTGCCCGGGGCCGGCCTCCGCTCTGGGGCTGAGGCCGGGCGGCGACCTCATGCTGACCTCGTCTGCAGCCGGGGGCCTCAAGGGCCTGGAGGACAAGGACGG TGTGAAATCCACGCTGCTGCTCACTTCCGCCTCCAAGATCGAGCCGATGAAAGCTTTGGACTCCAGGTTCACCGAGAGGTCAAAGGCCACGCCGGGGATCACGGCCGTCATCACCTCCATCTCTGGACTCGTGCCTCTAGAAAG GCCCAAAGACGGAGTCTCTGTCCTGAAAGACCTAAAAGCCAAAGAAGACTCCAGCAGCGACAGCGAGGACAAGATGACCTCCATCAACAAGAACCTGTCGTTCAGCAAGAGGAAACAGGATCTGCTGATGGACGCAgcggaggtggtggagaagaggaagaagggacgGCCCAGGAAAGACAAGATCTCCGCTCCCATGGCCCAACCCTTCACTCACCAG gTGACTCCTCCAGCCGAGCGGGAGCCGAGCAGAGCGACGGCTGCTCCGGCGCCGGTCGCTGTCCTCAGGCTCCCGACGCCCAGAACCCAGAAATCCTTCAGTCTGCAG gtgagcATGGAGCCCTCGGTGTTCCTGGAGGTGGAGAACGAGGTGTCGGCGGCGGCCGGGTCGAAGCTCAGCCAGCTGCGATGCTCCAGAGACGGACGGGACTGGAACACGCTGCTGCCCAGCTCCGTGGTCACCGCTGCAGGAAGCAG tgACGTCCTGGCCGTGGCCTGCGAGGACAGGATGTTGTCTGTGTTCTCGTCCTGCGGCCGGCGGCTGCTTCCCGCCATCCAGCTGGGCACGCCGGTGTCCGCCCTGCACTGCGCCGCCCACTTCGTCATGGCGCTGACGGCTGGAGCGGCGCTCTCCGTCTG GGACGTTCAGAGACAGAAAGCTCTGGTGAAGAACGAGTCTCTGAGGAACATCTTATCTG GCGTTGACATCACGGTGTCTCAGTCTCTGCTGACTCAGCAGGGGGTCCCCGTCGTCGGACTCTCCAACGGGAAGTCCTTCTGCTTCAGCTCCTCGCTGGAGACCTG GACTCTGATAGCAGACAAAGGAGACTCGCTGGTTCAGTGTGCAGACTTCAGGAGCTGCCTAccttcccatgatgcacctGTGTCCTCGGGGCCACTGGCTGTAATGCAGGGACGCAACCTCAA TGCCGGGCGCCTGGCGTCCCGTCTGTCCTCCACGCCGCACCACCTGCAGCAGAGCATGACGCTGGCCTTCTTAGAGAACCAGCTGGCGGCCGCTCTCACCCTCCAGTCGGCGCAGGAGTATCGTTACTGGCTGCTCATCTACGCCCGGTTCCTCGTCAACGAAG GCTCCGAGTTCCGTCTCAGAGAACTCTGCAAGGAGCTGCTGGGTCCCGTCCACAAGTCTGCTGCCACATCCTGGGAGCCCACGACTCTG ggtCTTCGTAAGCGGGAGCTGCTGAGGGAGGTTCTTCCCGTCATCGGAGAGAACCTGCGTTTCCAGAGACTGTTCACGGAGTACCAGGaccagctggagctgctgcgcAACAAGTAA
- the LOC133002072 gene encoding protein HIRA isoform X1: MKLLKPSWVSHNGKPIFSVDIHPDGTKFATGGQGEDSGKVMIWNMAPVLREEDEKNESIPKMLCQMDNHLACVNCVRWSNNGLYLASGGDDKLVMVWRRAAFIGPSTVFGSSSKLANVEQWRCVTILRNHTGDVMDVAWSPHDVWLASCSVDNTIVIWNARKFPEMVTCLRGHTGLVKGLTWDPVGKYIASQADDHSLKVWRTMDWQMEANITKPFNECGGTTHVLRLSWSPDGQYLVSAHAMNNSGPTAQIVERDGWKTNMDFVGHRKAVTVVKFNPKIFKKKQKNGSSPKPSCPYCCCAVGSKDRSLSVWLTSLKRPLVVIHDLFDKSIMDISWTLTGLGMLVCSMDGTVAYLDFSLDELGDPLSEEEKNSIHQNIYGKSLAITSTEAQLSTTIIENPEMLKYQQERQNSSQAAAAPGSAGPESSAPKLNSVMNGESLEDIRKNLLKKQVETRTADGRRRITPLCIAQLDTGDFSPALFNSVPILPSGCSMSNHLTPQLSSDSCPGPASALGLRPGGDLMLTSSAAGGLKGLEDKDGVKSTLLLTSASKIEPMKALDSRFTERSKATPGITAVITSISGLVPLERSPFKPKDGVSVLKDLKAKEDSSSDSEDKMTSINKNLSFSKRKQDLLMDAAEVVEKRKKGRPRKDKISAPMAQPFTHQVTPPAEREPSRATAAPAPVAVLRLPTPRTQKSFSLQVSMEPSVFLEVENEVSAAAGSKLSQLRCSRDGRDWNTLLPSSVVTAAGSSDVLAVACEDRMLSVFSSCGRRLLPAIQLGTPVSALHCAAHFVMALTAGAALSVWDVQRQKALVKNESLRNILSGVDITVSQSLLTQQGVPVVGLSNGKSFCFSSSLETWTLIADKGDSLVQCADFRSCLPSHDAPVSSGPLAVMQGRNLNAGRLASRLSSTPHHLQQSMTLAFLENQLAAALTLQSAQEYRYWLLIYARFLVNEGSEFRLRELCKELLGPVHKSAATSWEPTTLGLRKRELLREVLPVIGENLRFQRLFTEYQDQLELLRNK, encoded by the exons ATGAAGCTGCTCAAGCCGAGCTGGGTGAGCCACAACG GCAAACCTATCTTCTCAGTGGACATTCATCCCGATGGCACAAAGTTTGCAACTGGTGGACAAG GGGAAGATTCTGGAAAGGTGATGATCTGGAACATGGCGCCGGTcctcagagaggaggacgagaagaaTGAAAGTATTCCCAAAATGCTTTGCCAGATGGACAATCACCTAG cgtGTGTGAACTGTGTGCGCTGGTCCAACAACGGACTGTACCTGGCATCAGGAGGAGACGACAAGCTGGTCATGGTGTGGAGGAGAGCGGC attcATCGGTCCGAGCACAGTGTTCGGGTCGAGCAGTAAACTGGCCAACGTGGAGCAGTGGAGGTGTGTCACCATCCTGAGGAATCACACCGGAG acGTGATGGACGTGGCCTGGTCTCCTCACGACGTGTGGCTCGCCTCCTGCAGCGTCGACAACACCATCGTCATCTGGAACGCTCGTAAATTCCCAG agATGGTCACGTGTCTGCGGGGACACACTGGGCTGGTGAAGGGCCTGACCTGGGACCCGGTGGGGAAGTACATCGCCTCCCAGGCCGACGACCACAGCCTCAAAGTGTGGAGGACCATGGACTGGCAGATGGAGGCCAACATCACCAAACCCTTCAACGAG tgcGGCGGGACGACCCACGTCCTGCGTCTGTCCTGGTCTCCGGACGGTCAGTACCTGGTGTCGGCTCACGCCATGAACAACTCCGGCCCCACCGCCCAGATCGTGGAAAGGGACGGCTGGAAGACCAACATGGACTTTGTGGGTCACCGCAAAGCTGTGACCGTGGTG aAATTCAACCCAAAGATCTttaagaagaaacagaagaacgGCAGCTCCCCGAAGCCCAGCTGTCCGTACTGCTGCTGCGCCGTCGGCAGCAAGGACCGCTCGCTCTCCGTCTGG ctgacCTCACTgaagcgccccctggtggtcattCATGATCTCTTCGATAAATCGATTATGGACATCTCCTG gaCTCTGACGGGTCTGGGGATGTTGGTGTGCTCCATGGACGGCACTGTGGCCTACCTGGACTTCTCACTGGATGAACTGGGAGACCCGctgagcgaggaggagaag AACAGCATTCACCAGAACATCTACGGGAAGAGTCTGGCTATAACCAGCACCGAGGCCCAGCTCTCCACCACCATCATCGAGAACCCTGAGATGCTCAAGTACCAGCAGGAGCGACAGAACTCGTCCCAGGCCGCCGCGGCGCCGGGCAGCGCCGGGCCCGAGTCCTCCGCCCCCAAGCTCAACAGCGTGATGAACGGAGAGTCTCTGGAGGACATCAGGAAG AACCTCCTGAAGAAACAAGTGGAGACGAGGACGGCGGACGGCAGGAGACGCATCACGCCGCTGTGCATCGCTCAGCTGGACACGGG ggacTTCTCCCCGGCTCTGTTCAACAGCGTCCCCATCCTGCCCTCGGGCTGCTCCATGTCCAACCATCTCACCCCTCAGCTCAGCTCCGACTCCTGCCCGGGGCCGGCCTCCGCTCTGGGGCTGAGGCCGGGCGGCGACCTCATGCTGACCTCGTCTGCAGCCGGGGGCCTCAAGGGCCTGGAGGACAAGGACGG TGTGAAATCCACGCTGCTGCTCACTTCCGCCTCCAAGATCGAGCCGATGAAAGCTTTGGACTCCAGGTTCACCGAGAGGTCAAAGGCCACGCCGGGGATCACGGCCGTCATCACCTCCATCTCTGGACTCGTGCCTCTAGAAAGGTCTCCGTTCAA GCCCAAAGACGGAGTCTCTGTCCTGAAAGACCTAAAAGCCAAAGAAGACTCCAGCAGCGACAGCGAGGACAAGATGACCTCCATCAACAAGAACCTGTCGTTCAGCAAGAGGAAACAGGATCTGCTGATGGACGCAgcggaggtggtggagaagaggaagaagggacgGCCCAGGAAAGACAAGATCTCCGCTCCCATGGCCCAACCCTTCACTCACCAG gTGACTCCTCCAGCCGAGCGGGAGCCGAGCAGAGCGACGGCTGCTCCGGCGCCGGTCGCTGTCCTCAGGCTCCCGACGCCCAGAACCCAGAAATCCTTCAGTCTGCAG gtgagcATGGAGCCCTCGGTGTTCCTGGAGGTGGAGAACGAGGTGTCGGCGGCGGCCGGGTCGAAGCTCAGCCAGCTGCGATGCTCCAGAGACGGACGGGACTGGAACACGCTGCTGCCCAGCTCCGTGGTCACCGCTGCAGGAAGCAG tgACGTCCTGGCCGTGGCCTGCGAGGACAGGATGTTGTCTGTGTTCTCGTCCTGCGGCCGGCGGCTGCTTCCCGCCATCCAGCTGGGCACGCCGGTGTCCGCCCTGCACTGCGCCGCCCACTTCGTCATGGCGCTGACGGCTGGAGCGGCGCTCTCCGTCTG GGACGTTCAGAGACAGAAAGCTCTGGTGAAGAACGAGTCTCTGAGGAACATCTTATCTG GCGTTGACATCACGGTGTCTCAGTCTCTGCTGACTCAGCAGGGGGTCCCCGTCGTCGGACTCTCCAACGGGAAGTCCTTCTGCTTCAGCTCCTCGCTGGAGACCTG GACTCTGATAGCAGACAAAGGAGACTCGCTGGTTCAGTGTGCAGACTTCAGGAGCTGCCTAccttcccatgatgcacctGTGTCCTCGGGGCCACTGGCTGTAATGCAGGGACGCAACCTCAA TGCCGGGCGCCTGGCGTCCCGTCTGTCCTCCACGCCGCACCACCTGCAGCAGAGCATGACGCTGGCCTTCTTAGAGAACCAGCTGGCGGCCGCTCTCACCCTCCAGTCGGCGCAGGAGTATCGTTACTGGCTGCTCATCTACGCCCGGTTCCTCGTCAACGAAG GCTCCGAGTTCCGTCTCAGAGAACTCTGCAAGGAGCTGCTGGGTCCCGTCCACAAGTCTGCTGCCACATCCTGGGAGCCCACGACTCTG ggtCTTCGTAAGCGGGAGCTGCTGAGGGAGGTTCTTCCCGTCATCGGAGAGAACCTGCGTTTCCAGAGACTGTTCACGGAGTACCAGGaccagctggagctgctgcgcAACAAGTAA